The following are from one region of the Escherichia sp. E4742 genome:
- the dpaL gene encoding diaminopropionate ammonia-lyase has product MSVFSLKIDIADNKFFNGETSPLFSQSQAKLARQFHQKIAGYRPTPLCALDDLANLFGVKKILVKDESKRFGLNAFKMLGGAYAIAQLLCEKYHLDIETLSFEHLKNAIGEKMTFATTTDGNHGRGVAWAAQQLGQNAVIYMPKGSAQERVDAILNLGAECIVTDMNYDDTVRLTMQHAQQHGWEVVQDTAWEGYTKIPTWIMQGYATLADEAVEQMREMGVTPTHVLLQAGVGAMAGGVLGYLVDVYTPQNLHSIIVEPDKADCIYRSGVKGDIVNVGGDMATIMAGLACGEPNPLGWEILRNCATQFISCQDSVAALGMRVLGNPYGNDPRIISGESGAVGLGVLAAIHYHPQRQSLMEKLALNKDAVVLVISTEGDTDVKHYREVVWEGKHSVAP; this is encoded by the coding sequence ATGTCCGTTTTCTCATTGAAGATTGATATCGCCGATAACAAATTTTTCAACGGCGAAACATCACCGCTCTTTTCGCAAAGCCAGGCAAAACTGGCGCGCCAGTTCCACCAGAAAATTGCTGGCTATCGCCCAACACCGCTTTGTGCGCTGGACGATCTCGCAAACCTTTTTGGTGTGAAGAAAATTCTCGTTAAGGACGAATCAAAACGATTCGGTCTGAACGCCTTCAAAATGCTCGGCGGTGCGTACGCCATCGCTCAATTATTGTGCGAAAAATATCATCTTGATATCGAAACGCTGTCATTCGAGCATCTGAAAAATGCCATCGGCGAAAAAATGACATTCGCTACAACGACCGACGGCAACCACGGGCGCGGTGTTGCCTGGGCAGCACAGCAACTCGGTCAGAACGCGGTAATTTACATGCCGAAAGGTTCCGCTCAAGAACGCGTTGACGCCATTCTGAACCTCGGAGCCGAGTGCATCGTCACTGATATGAACTATGACGATACCGTTCGCCTGACCATGCAACACGCGCAGCAACACGGCTGGGAAGTAGTGCAAGATACCGCCTGGGAAGGTTACACCAAAATTCCAACCTGGATCATGCAGGGCTACGCCACTCTGGCAGATGAAGCCGTCGAGCAAATGCGTGAAATGGGCGTAACACCAACTCACGTTCTGCTGCAAGCCGGTGTCGGCGCTATGGCCGGCGGTGTACTAGGTTATTTGGTGGATGTTTACACCCCGCAAAATCTGCACAGCATCATTGTTGAACCTGACAAAGCTGACTGTATTTATCGCTCCGGCGTCAAAGGTGACATCGTCAACGTTGGCGGCGATATGGCCACTATTATGGCGGGCCTGGCTTGCGGCGAACCTAACCCTCTGGGCTGGGAAATCTTACGTAACTGTGCCACCCAATTTATCTCCTGTCAGGACAGCGTTGCCGCATTAGGTATGCGTGTACTGGGTAATCCGTACGGCAACGATCCACGCATCATTTCTGGTGAATCTGGCGCTGTCGGTTTGGGCGTTCTCGCGGCTATTCATTATCACCCGCAACGTCAAAGCCTGATGGAAAAACTGGCGCTGAACAAAGATGCCGTCGTCCTGGTTATCAGCACCGAAGGCGACACCGACGTGAAGCACTACCGCGAAGTTGTCTGGGAAGGCAAACACTCTGTAGCACCTTAA
- a CDS encoding YgeY family selenium metabolism-linked hydrolase: MAKNIPFKLILEKAKDYQADMTRFLRDMVAIPSESCDEKRVVHRIKEEMEKVGFDKVEIDPMGNVLGYIGHGPRLVAMDAHIDTVGIGNIKNWEFDPYEGMETDELIGGRGTSDQEGGMASMVYAGKIIKDLGLEDEYTLLVTGTVQEEDCDGLCWQYIIEQSGIRPEFVVSTEPTDCQVYRGQRGRMEIRIDVQGVSCHGSAPERGDNAIFKMGPILGELQELSQRLGYDEFLGKGTLTVSEIFFTSPSRCAVADSCAVSIDRRLTWGETWEGALDEIRALPAVQKANAVVSMYNYDRPSWTGLVYPTECYFPTWKVEEDHFTVKTLVNAYEGLFGKAPVVDKWTFSTNGVSIMGRHGIPVIGFGPGKEPEAHAPNEKTWKSHLVTCAAMYAAIPLSWLATE, from the coding sequence ATGGCTAAGAATATTCCATTCAAACTGATTCTTGAAAAAGCAAAAGATTACCAGGCAGACATGACTCGCTTCCTGCGCGATATGGTTGCTATTCCCAGTGAAAGCTGCGACGAAAAACGTGTAGTACATCGTATTAAAGAAGAGATGGAAAAAGTCGGCTTCGATAAAGTTGAAATCGATCCGATGGGTAACGTTCTCGGCTATATCGGCCACGGTCCGCGTCTGGTTGCGATGGACGCTCACATCGACACCGTAGGCATTGGTAACATCAAAAACTGGGAATTCGACCCGTACGAAGGCATGGAAACCGACGAGCTGATCGGTGGCCGTGGTACTTCCGACCAGGAAGGCGGCATGGCATCAATGGTTTATGCCGGTAAGATCATTAAAGACCTCGGTCTGGAAGATGAATACACCTTGCTCGTTACCGGTACGGTGCAGGAAGAAGACTGCGACGGTCTGTGCTGGCAGTACATTATTGAACAATCCGGCATTCGCCCGGAATTTGTGGTCAGTACCGAACCAACCGACTGCCAGGTATACCGTGGTCAGCGCGGTCGTATGGAAATTCGCATTGATGTTCAGGGCGTTAGCTGCCATGGTTCAGCACCAGAACGCGGTGATAACGCCATTTTCAAAATGGGTCCGATTCTTGGCGAGTTACAAGAACTGTCCCAACGTCTGGGCTATGACGAATTCCTCGGCAAAGGTACTCTGACTGTTTCCGAAATTTTCTTCACATCCCCAAGCCGTTGCGCAGTAGCAGACAGCTGTGCCGTTTCCATCGACCGTCGCCTGACCTGGGGCGAAACCTGGGAAGGCGCGCTGGATGAAATCCGCGCCCTGCCTGCAGTACAGAAAGCCAATGCTGTCGTTTCTATGTACAACTACGACCGTCCGTCCTGGACTGGCCTGGTTTACCCAACCGAATGCTACTTCCCGACCTGGAAAGTGGAAGAAGATCATTTCACCGTTAAAACGCTGGTGAATGCCTACGAAGGTCTGTTTGGCAAAGCACCGGTCGTTGATAAGTGGACGTTCTCAACTAATGGCGTATCCATCATGGGCCGTCACGGTATTCCGGTCATCGGCTTTGGACCGGGTAAAGAACCTGAAGCGCACGCGCCAAACGAAAAAACCTGGAAATCTCACCTGGTGACCTGTGCCGCTATGTACGCTGCAATCCCGTTAAGCTGGCTGGCAACAGAATAA
- the hyuA gene encoding D-phenylhydantoinase codes for MRVLIKNGTVVNADGQAKQDLLIESGIVRQLGKDISPQLPCEEIDATGCYVFPGGVDVHTHFNIDVGIARSCDDFFTGTRAAACGGTTTIIDHMGFGPNGCRLRHQLEVYRGYAAHKAVIDYSFHGVIQHINHAILDEIPMMVEEGLSSFKLYLTYQYKLNDDEVLQALRRLHESGALTTVHPENDAAIASKRAEFIAAGLTAPRYHALSRPLECEAEAIARMINLAQIAGNAPLYIVHLSNGLGLDYLRLARANHQPVWVETCPQYLLLDERSYDTEDGMKFILSPPLRNVREQDKLWCGISDGAIDVVATDHCTFSMAQRQQISKGDFSRCPNGLPGVENRMQLLFSSGVMTGRITPERFVELTSAMPARLFGLWPQKGLLAPGSDGDVVIIDPRQSQQIQHRHLHDNADYSPWEGFTCQGTIVRTLSRGETIFCDGTFTGRAGRGRFLRRKPFVPPVL; via the coding sequence ATGCGCGTATTGATCAAAAACGGCACTGTCGTTAACGCAGATGGACAAGCCAAACAGGACTTGCTGATTGAAAGCGGTATTGTCCGCCAGTTAGGCAAAGATATTTCGCCGCAACTCCCCTGTGAAGAAATTGATGCCACTGGCTGTTACGTTTTCCCTGGCGGCGTAGATGTCCATACACATTTCAATATTGATGTCGGCATCGCGCGCAGTTGTGATGATTTTTTTACCGGTACCCGCGCAGCCGCGTGTGGCGGTACAACAACCATTATTGATCATATGGGATTTGGCCCGAATGGCTGCCGATTACGCCATCAACTGGAGGTTTATCGTGGTTATGCCGCCCATAAAGCGGTCATCGACTACAGCTTTCACGGTGTTATCCAGCATATTAATCACGCCATCCTCGACGAAATTCCGATGATGGTCGAAGAAGGGCTGAGCAGTTTTAAACTCTATTTAACCTATCAATACAAACTCAACGATGATGAAGTCCTACAGGCATTACGCCGCCTGCATGAATCCGGCGCGCTGACCACTGTACACCCAGAAAATGACGCCGCAATCGCCAGTAAGCGAGCGGAGTTTATCGCCGCCGGGTTAACCGCGCCGCGCTACCACGCCTTGAGCCGACCTCTGGAATGCGAAGCCGAAGCCATCGCCAGAATGATTAACCTGGCACAAATTGCCGGTAACGCCCCGCTCTATATCGTGCACCTGTCTAACGGTTTAGGTCTGGATTATCTGCGCCTTGCTCGCGCGAATCACCAGCCAGTCTGGGTTGAAACCTGCCCGCAATATCTCCTGCTGGACGAACGCAGTTACGATACAGAAGATGGCATGAAGTTCATTCTTAGCCCACCGCTGCGCAACGTTCGCGAGCAGGACAAGCTGTGGTGTGGCATCAGCGATGGTGCGATTGACGTGGTGGCGACCGATCACTGCACCTTCTCGATGGCCCAGCGCCAGCAAATTTCTAAAGGCGATTTCAGCCGCTGCCCAAATGGCTTGCCCGGTGTGGAAAATCGCATGCAGTTGCTGTTCTCCAGTGGCGTGATGACGGGACGTATCACACCGGAGCGTTTTGTTGAATTAACCAGTGCGATGCCCGCAAGGCTGTTTGGCCTGTGGCCACAAAAAGGATTATTAGCACCCGGCTCAGATGGTGATGTAGTAATTATCGACCCACGCCAGAGCCAACAAATTCAGCATCGCCATCTCCACGACAACGCCGACTACTCTCCCTGGGAGGGCTTTACCTGTCAGGGCACAATTGTCAGAACCTTATCCCGTGGTGAAACGATTTTCTGTGACGGCACCTTTACAGGCAGAGCCGGACGAGGCCGTTTCCTGCGACGCAAACCGTTTGTCCCTCCCGTGCTCTAA
- the ygeW gene encoding knotted carbamoyltransferase YgeW, which translates to MKTVNELIKDINSLTSHLHEKDFLLTWEQTPDELKQVLDVAAALKALRAENISTKVFNSGLGISVFRDNSTRTRFSYASALNLLGLAQQDLDEGKSQIAHGETVRETANMISFCADAIGIRDDMYLGAGNAYMREVGAALDDGYKQGVLPQRPALVNLQCDIDHPTQSMADLAWLREHFGSLENLKGKKIAMTWAYSPSYGKPLSVPQGIIGLMTRFGMDVTLAHPEGYDLIPDVVEVAKNNAKASGGSFRQVTSMEEAFKDADIVYPKSWAPYKVMEERTELLRANDHEGLKALEKQCLAQNAQHKDWHCTEEMMELTRDGEALYMHCLPADISGVSCKEGEVTEGVFEKYRIATYKEASWKPYIIAAMILSRKYSKPGALLEQLLKEAQERVK; encoded by the coding sequence ATGAAAACTGTTAATGAGCTGATTAAGGATATCAATTCGCTGACCTCTCACCTGCACGAGAAAGATTTTTTGTTAACGTGGGAACAGACGCCAGATGAACTGAAACAAGTACTGGACGTTGCCGCAGCATTAAAAGCACTGCGTGCCGAAAACATCTCTACCAAAGTCTTTAATAGTGGATTAGGTATTTCCGTATTCCGCGATAACTCCACCCGTACCCGTTTCTCTTATGCTTCCGCACTTAACCTGCTCGGCCTTGCACAGCAGGATCTCGATGAAGGTAAATCACAGATTGCGCACGGCGAAACTGTCCGTGAAACCGCTAATATGATCTCCTTCTGCGCTGACGCTATCGGTATTCGTGACGATATGTATCTGGGCGCGGGTAACGCCTATATGCGTGAAGTTGGCGCGGCCCTCGACGACGGCTATAAGCAAGGCGTACTGCCGCAGCGCCCGGCTTTAGTTAACCTGCAATGCGATATTGACCATCCGACTCAATCAATGGCTGACCTGGCATGGTTACGTGAACACTTTGGTTCGCTGGAAAACCTGAAAGGTAAAAAAATCGCCATGACCTGGGCCTACTCCCCAAGCTACGGCAAACCGCTGTCTGTACCACAAGGCATCATCGGTCTGATGACCCGCTTCGGTATGGATGTCACCCTTGCCCATCCAGAAGGTTATGACCTGATCCCGGATGTCGTTGAAGTCGCTAAAAACAATGCTAAAGCATCCGGTGGTAGCTTCCGTCAGGTAACAAGCATGGAAGAAGCATTCAAAGATGCTGACATCGTTTATCCGAAGTCCTGGGCGCCTTACAAAGTGATGGAAGAGCGTACTGAACTGCTGCGCGCTAACGATCACGAAGGACTGAAAGCGCTGGAAAAACAGTGTCTGGCACAGAACGCACAGCACAAAGACTGGCATTGTACTGAAGAGATGATGGAGCTGACCCGTGATGGCGAAGCCCTGTATATGCACTGCCTGCCAGCCGATATCAGCGGCGTATCCTGCAAAGAAGGTGAAGTCACTGAAGGCGTATTCGAAAAATACCGTATCGCGACCTACAAAGAAGCCAGCTGGAAGCCATACATCATCGCCGCGATGATCCTGTCCCGTAAATATTCCAAACCAGGCGCACTGCTCGAACAACTGCTTAAAGAAGCGCAAGAACGCGTGAAATAA
- the mocA gene encoding molybdenum cofactor cytidylyltransferase — MSAIDCIITAAGLSSRMGQWKMMLPWQQGTILDASIKNALQFCSRIILVTGYRGNELHNRYANHSNITIIYNPDYAQGLLTSVKAAAPAVQTEHCFLTHGDMPTINRDIFLKIWKLRNNGAILPLHNGTPGHPILVSKSCLMQAVKQPNVTHMRQALLMGEHYFVELDNEEIILDIDTPNDFINAQKKHTKI, encoded by the coding sequence ATGTCAGCCATCGACTGTATAATTACCGCGGCCGGATTATCATCAAGAATGGGGCAATGGAAAATGATGTTACCCTGGCAACAGGGAACAATTCTTGACGCGAGTATCAAAAATGCGTTGCAGTTTTGTAGCCGAATTATTTTGGTCACTGGTTATCGTGGTAATGAACTGCATAATCGCTACGCAAACCATAGCAACATTACTATTATCTACAATCCAGATTATGCGCAGGGGTTACTCACTTCGGTAAAGGCCGCAGCACCAGCGGTACAAACAGAACATTGTTTTCTCACTCATGGTGATATGCCAACCATCAACAGAGATATTTTCCTAAAAATCTGGAAGTTACGAAACAACGGAGCCATACTCCCGCTCCATAATGGTACGCCTGGCCATCCGATTTTAGTGTCAAAATCCTGCCTGATGCAGGCGGTCAAACAACCTAATGTTACCCATATGCGCCAGGCATTACTCATGGGCGAACATTATTTCGTCGAATTGGATAATGAAGAAATAATTTTAGATATTGATACCCCAAATGACTTTATTAATGCACAAAAAAAGCATACTAAAATTTAG
- the yqeC gene encoding selenium cofactor biosynthesis protein YqeC: MKSIIDPSALFIDLGAQKHPSVISVVGAGGKTSLLFWLAQLFQSIGRRVLITTTTHMFMPDSHWPVVFCRDPAMLPRSSLKFPISFCFHRWKANQGKVQGFTPEAIDALAQRPECDVILIEADGSRGMPLKAPGEHEPCIPKSSCCVIAVMGGHILGAQVGTENVHRWSQFADITGLTPDATLQLSDLVTLVRHPQGAFKNVPQGCRRIWFINRFSQCENAIAQSELLQPLQQHDVEAIWLGDIQEHPAIARRFVN; this comes from the coding sequence GTGAAAAGTATAATTGACCCATCGGCGTTATTCATTGATTTAGGCGCGCAGAAACACCCCTCTGTGATTTCTGTTGTTGGCGCCGGGGGGAAAACCAGTCTGCTTTTTTGGCTGGCGCAGTTATTTCAGTCCATCGGTAGGCGCGTGTTAATCACTACGACCACACATATGTTTATGCCAGATTCACACTGGCCCGTGGTTTTCTGTCGTGATCCCGCCATGCTTCCTCGCTCGTCTCTCAAATTCCCCATTTCATTTTGTTTTCACCGCTGGAAAGCGAACCAGGGAAAAGTGCAGGGATTTACGCCAGAAGCGATTGATGCACTGGCGCAACGACCAGAGTGTGACGTAATTCTCATTGAGGCAGATGGCTCACGTGGAATGCCATTAAAAGCGCCGGGTGAGCACGAACCTTGCATACCCAAAAGCAGTTGCTGTGTGATTGCTGTGATGGGAGGGCATATTTTGGGCGCGCAAGTTGGCACGGAAAATGTCCATCGCTGGTCGCAGTTTGCTGATATTACCGGGTTAACACCTGATGCAACCTTGCAACTGAGCGATCTCGTTACGTTGGTTCGTCACCCTCAGGGCGCGTTTAAAAACGTACCACAAGGCTGTCGGCGAATCTGGTTCATTAACCGTTTTTCTCAATGTGAGAATGCGATTGCGCAAAGCGAGCTACTTCAGCCGCTGCAACAACATGACGTAGAGGCAATCTGGCTGGGCGATATACAAGAACATCCTGCAATCGCGCGCAGATTTGTGAATTAG
- the yqeB gene encoding selenium-dependent molybdenum cofactor biosynthesis protein YqeB, translating into MNIFTEAAKLEEQNCPFAMAQIVDSRGSTPRHSAQMLVRADGSIVGTIGGGMVERKVIEESLQALQERKPRLFHGRMARNGADAVGSDCGGAMSVFISVHGMRPRLVLIGAGHVNRAIAQSAALLGFDIAVADIYRESLNPELFPPSTALVHAESFGAAVEALDIRSDNFVLIATNNQDREALDKLIEQPIAWLGLLASRRKVQLFLRQLRERGVAEEHIARLHAPVGYNIGAETPQEIAISVLAEILQVKNNAPGGLMMKPSHPSGHQLVVIRGAGDIASGVALRLYHAGFKVIMLEVEKPTVIRCTVAFAQAVFDDEMTVEGVTARLATSAVEAMKLTERGFIPVMVDPDCLLLDELKPLCVVDAILAKQNLGTRADMAPVTIALGPGFTAGKDCHAVIETNRGHWLGQVIYSGCAQENTGVPGNIMGHTTRRVIRAPAAGIMRSNVKLGDLVQEGDVIAWIGEHEIKAPLTGMVRGLLNDGLAVVGGFKIGDIDPRGETADFTSVSDKARAIGGGVLEALMMLMHQGVKATKEVLEVA; encoded by the coding sequence ATGAATATTTTCACAGAGGCTGCAAAACTCGAAGAGCAAAATTGTCCGTTTGCGATGGCGCAAATTGTAGATAGCCGAGGTTCTACCCCCCGTCATTCCGCACAAATGTTAGTGCGCGCCGATGGTTCTATCGTCGGCACAATTGGTGGCGGAATGGTTGAGCGGAAGGTAATTGAAGAGTCGCTTCAGGCATTGCAGGAACGTAAGCCGCGATTATTCCATGGACGCATGGCGCGTAACGGTGCGGATGCCGTCGGGTCAGATTGCGGAGGCGCAATGTCAGTGTTTATCAGCGTACATGGTATGCGACCCCGGTTGGTGTTGATCGGCGCGGGGCATGTTAACCGGGCGATAGCCCAAAGCGCAGCACTGCTGGGGTTTGATATTGCTGTTGCCGATATTTATCGCGAAAGCCTGAATCCTGAACTTTTCCCGCCATCAACTGCGCTTGTTCATGCTGAGTCGTTTGGCGCGGCAGTGGAAGCACTGGATATTCGCTCTGATAATTTTGTCCTGATTGCCACGAATAATCAGGATCGTGAAGCCCTCGATAAACTCATTGAACAGCCCATTGCATGGCTGGGTTTACTGGCCAGTCGCCGCAAGGTTCAGCTTTTCCTGCGTCAATTGCGTGAGAGAGGCGTGGCTGAAGAACATATTGCCCGTTTACATGCGCCCGTTGGTTACAACATAGGTGCGGAAACGCCGCAGGAGATAGCCATCAGCGTTCTGGCAGAGATATTACAGGTGAAAAATAACGCGCCGGGTGGGCTGATGATGAAACCTTCTCATCCTTCCGGACACCAGCTGGTGGTGATTCGCGGTGCGGGGGATATCGCCAGTGGTGTGGCGCTACGTCTGTATCATGCTGGTTTTAAAGTGATCATGCTGGAAGTGGAAAAACCGACGGTGATTCGTTGTACCGTGGCGTTTGCCCAGGCCGTGTTCGATGACGAAATGACGGTTGAAGGCGTCACCGCCCGACTGGCAACCAGCGCTGTAGAGGCGATGAAACTGACTGAGCGTGGGTTTATTCCCGTGATGGTAGACCCCGACTGTTTACTGCTTGATGAGCTGAAACCACTTTGTGTGGTGGACGCTATTCTGGCGAAACAGAATTTGGGTACGCGTGCTGACATGGCTCCAGTGACGATCGCTCTTGGGCCGGGCTTTACCGCAGGTAAAGATTGTCATGCGGTGATTGAAACAAATCGTGGGCATTGGTTGGGACAGGTTATTTACTCCGGTTGCGCACAGGAGAACACTGGCGTTCCCGGCAATATTATGGGGCATACCACCCGACGAGTTATTCGCGCTCCGGCGGCAGGTATCATGCGTTCCAACGTGAAGTTAGGCGATCTGGTACAAGAGGGCGATGTGATTGCCTGGATTGGCGAGCATGAAATAAAAGCGCCGCTGACGGGAATGGTACGTGGTTTACTTAACGACGGGCTGGCGGTGGTCGGTGGCTTTAAAATCGGTGATATCGATCCTCGTGGTGAAACGGCTGATTTCACCAGCGTTTCTGACAAAGCCCGAGCGATTGGTGGTGGCGTACTTGAGGCGTTAATGATGTTGATGCATCAGGGCGTTAAAGCGACGAAAGAAGTACTGGAAGTGGCTTAA
- the arcC gene encoding carbamate kinase: MSKKIVLALGGNALGDDLAGQMKAVKITSQAIVDLIAQGHEVIVTHGNGPQVGMINQAFEAAAKTEANSPMLPMSVCVALSQGYIGYDLQNALREELLSRGINKPVATLVTQVEVDANDPAFLNPTKPIGSFFTEQEAEQLTKQGYTLKEDAGRGYRRVVASPKPVDIVEKETVKALVDAGQVVITVGGGGIPVIREGNHLRGASAVIDKDWASARLAEMIDADMLIILTAVEKVAINFGKENEQWLDRLSLADAERFIEEGHFAKGSMLPKVEAAASFARSRAGREALITVLSKAKEGIEGKTGTVISQ, encoded by the coding sequence ATGAGTAAGAAAATTGTTCTCGCCCTCGGCGGGAATGCGCTGGGCGACGATCTGGCCGGACAAATGAAAGCGGTAAAAATTACGTCTCAGGCAATTGTTGATTTAATTGCCCAGGGACATGAAGTTATCGTCACTCATGGTAATGGACCGCAGGTAGGCATGATTAACCAGGCATTCGAAGCCGCTGCAAAAACTGAAGCGAATTCACCGATGCTGCCAATGTCTGTCTGTGTTGCGTTGAGTCAGGGATATATTGGTTACGATCTGCAAAACGCCTTAAGAGAAGAACTGCTTTCTCGTGGCATTAATAAACCCGTTGCAACGCTGGTTACCCAGGTCGAAGTCGACGCTAACGATCCGGCCTTCCTCAACCCAACCAAACCGATCGGTTCGTTCTTTACCGAGCAGGAAGCAGAGCAACTGACAAAACAGGGCTATACCCTGAAAGAAGATGCGGGTCGCGGCTATCGTCGTGTCGTTGCTTCGCCTAAGCCGGTAGATATTGTTGAAAAAGAGACAGTTAAAGCGCTGGTAGATGCAGGACAGGTTGTGATCACCGTTGGCGGTGGCGGTATTCCTGTGATTCGAGAAGGTAACCATCTGCGCGGCGCCAGTGCGGTTATCGATAAAGACTGGGCCAGCGCCCGTTTAGCAGAAATGATCGATGCCGATATGCTGATCATTCTGACTGCTGTAGAAAAAGTGGCGATTAACTTCGGTAAAGAGAATGAGCAGTGGCTCGATCGCCTGTCATTGGCCGATGCAGAACGCTTTATCGAAGAAGGGCATTTTGCAAAAGGTTCTATGCTGCCGAAAGTGGAAGCCGCCGCATCATTTGCCCGCTCTCGCGCAGGTCGCGAAGCACTGATTACCGTGTTGAGCAAAGCGAAAGAAGGGATTGAAGGAAAAACCGGAACGGTGATTTCTCAGTAA